A genomic window from Clostridium aceticum includes:
- the argC gene encoding N-acetyl-gamma-glutamyl-phosphate reductase — MIKVGILGATGYVGAELTRLLSQHSEVEIMFLDSRSYASMAYSKVYSNFKDIVEDQCTSINLEEDLENIDLLFCALPHGLSQKAVKKIVEKKKKVVDLSADFRIKSVATYEKWYGVEHEAVKELEKAVYGLSEIYSHEIAKADLVSNPGCYPTSILLPLYPLLKEKIISTDAIIIDAKSGVSGAGRTPGDGNLFAQCNENLKAYGIGTHRHTPEIEQELSIAAGEEVTVQFTPHLIPMTRGILSTIYAPNKKTVSQQEVKEIYKTYYQHQPFIRLLEDNEYPQTKAVYASNYCDIGLKVDPRTNNIIIVSVIDNLVKGAAGQAVQNMNLMFGLPQEKGLQQPPIWP; from the coding sequence ATGATTAAAGTTGGAATTCTAGGAGCAACAGGATATGTTGGAGCAGAACTTACAAGGTTGCTTTCACAACATTCGGAAGTAGAAATTATGTTTTTAGATTCTAGGAGCTATGCTTCTATGGCCTATAGTAAGGTTTACAGTAACTTCAAAGATATTGTGGAGGATCAGTGTACTTCTATTAACCTAGAAGAGGACTTGGAGAATATAGATTTATTATTCTGTGCTTTACCTCATGGTTTAAGTCAAAAAGCAGTAAAAAAGATTGTGGAAAAGAAAAAAAAGGTTGTAGATCTTTCAGCAGACTTTAGAATAAAAAGCGTTGCAACTTATGAAAAGTGGTACGGTGTAGAGCATGAAGCAGTAAAAGAACTAGAGAAAGCGGTATATGGATTGAGTGAAATATATAGCCATGAAATTGCTAAAGCAGATTTAGTATCAAACCCAGGCTGTTATCCTACCAGCATTTTACTTCCTTTATATCCCTTACTGAAGGAAAAAATAATTTCTACAGATGCCATCATTATTGATGCAAAATCAGGAGTTTCAGGGGCAGGTCGGACACCGGGAGATGGGAACTTGTTTGCCCAGTGTAATGAGAATCTAAAAGCTTATGGTATAGGTACCCATCGGCACACTCCTGAGATAGAACAAGAACTGTCTATAGCGGCTGGTGAAGAGGTAACAGTACAATTTACTCCTCACTTAATTCCTATGACTAGGGGGATTTTAAGTACGATTTATGCACCGAATAAAAAGACAGTGAGTCAACAAGAAGTAAAAGAGATTTATAAAACCTATTATCAACATCAACCTTTTATAAGGCTGTTAGAGGACAATGAATATCCTCAGACAAAAGCAGTGTATGCTTCTAATTACTGTGATATTGGTTTAAAGGTAGACCCTAGAACAAACAATATTATTATTGTCAGTGTAATAGATAATTTAGTAAAAGGGGCTGCTGGGCAGGCGGTTCAAAACATGAATCTAATGTTTGGATTGCCTCAAGAAAAAGGATTACAACAGCCGCCTATATGGCCATAA
- the argJ gene encoding bifunctional glutamate N-acetyltransferase/amino-acid acetyltransferase ArgJ — MTVKNFEVFNGDITSPKGFQASGVHIGIKKKKKDMTLIASDVLAEAAGVFTTNKVCAAPVLVSKENIKAGKIQAVIVNSGNANACTGEEGYENALKMTKVTAEALHIDPSHVIVASTGIIGVPLPMDTILPGIKKAAKALSPDGGEAAAEAILTTDTIDKKIAVEVEIDGKKVTIGGIAKGSGMIHPNMATMLSFITTDAKVEGEFLQELLKTTSDKTYNMITVDGDTSTNDMVCVMANGMAKNTALNQEHPEAQKFIEAFYYVNEYLAKKIVQDGEGATKFIEVEVINSRSFKEAQTVAKSILSSNLVKTAFFGEDGNWGRILCSIGYSGAEFEVNEIEVFLGNKDKMIKIVENGQGTGFSEEVMEKLLKSKKLKIMVDLKTGTESAKGWGCDLSYDYVKINGAYRT, encoded by the coding sequence ATGACAGTGAAAAATTTTGAAGTATTTAATGGAGATATTACTTCACCTAAGGGTTTTCAAGCCAGTGGGGTGCATATAGGGATTAAGAAAAAGAAAAAGGATATGACATTAATCGCCAGCGATGTTTTAGCAGAGGCAGCAGGGGTTTTTACCACCAATAAAGTTTGTGCAGCACCTGTACTGGTTTCAAAGGAAAATATAAAAGCAGGAAAAATACAAGCCGTTATTGTAAACAGTGGTAATGCCAATGCCTGTACAGGAGAAGAAGGCTATGAAAATGCATTAAAGATGACAAAAGTTACAGCAGAGGCACTGCATATAGATCCTAGCCATGTTATAGTAGCTTCTACTGGAATTATAGGCGTTCCTTTACCAATGGATACAATCCTGCCAGGGATCAAAAAGGCAGCAAAGGCTTTAAGTCCTGATGGGGGAGAAGCAGCGGCAGAGGCAATTCTTACTACGGATACGATAGACAAAAAGATTGCAGTAGAGGTAGAAATAGATGGTAAAAAGGTGACGATAGGTGGCATAGCTAAGGGTTCTGGAATGATCCACCCTAATATGGCAACCATGCTTTCCTTTATAACTACAGATGCAAAAGTAGAAGGGGAATTCCTACAGGAATTACTGAAAACAACCTCAGATAAGACCTACAATATGATTACAGTAGACGGTGATACCAGCACCAATGACATGGTTTGTGTTATGGCTAATGGAATGGCAAAAAACACAGCATTAAATCAAGAGCATCCTGAAGCACAAAAATTTATAGAAGCCTTTTATTATGTAAATGAATATTTAGCGAAAAAGATTGTACAGGATGGAGAAGGGGCGACAAAGTTCATAGAAGTAGAAGTCATCAATAGTAGATCCTTTAAAGAGGCACAGACGGTGGCAAAGAGTATTTTAAGCTCGAATCTAGTAAAGACTGCTTTCTTTGGTGAGGACGGTAACTGGGGACGAATTCTATGCAGCATAGGTTATTCAGGTGCAGAATTTGAAGTAAATGAAATAGAGGTTTTTTTAGGCAACAAAGACAAGATGATAAAAATTGTAGAAAACGGTCAGGGAACTGGCTTTAGTGAAGAAGTAATGGAGAAGCTTTTGAAAAGCAAGAAACTAAAAATTATGGTTGATCTAAAAACAGGAACAGAAAGTGCAAAAGGTTGGGGCTGTGACCTATCCTATGACTATGTAAAGATCAACGGAGCTTATAGAACTTAG
- the argB gene encoding acetylglutamate kinase, which yields MKLSPCQKADILIESLPYIKAFHNQTVVIKYGGNAMINNELKQTVIKDIVLMKYVGMNPVVVHGGGPEITEMMQKLGKEPQFVDGLRVTDQETMDITEMILLGKINRQIVSLINGNGVKAIGISGKDGNMILAKQRNPKLGLVGEIENIDISLINTITDNGYVPVISPIGCGSQGETYNINADEVAGRVAAALGAKKLMLITDVKGVMRDQNDSNSIISHIKTKEIRRYIESEIISGGMIPKVQCCFDAVTNGVERAHIIDGRKPHSILLEIFTNEGIGTMITN from the coding sequence ATGAAGTTATCGCCATGTCAGAAAGCAGATATTTTAATAGAGAGTTTACCATATATTAAAGCCTTTCACAACCAAACGGTTGTTATAAAATACGGTGGCAATGCTATGATTAACAACGAATTAAAACAAACGGTAATAAAGGATATTGTACTAATGAAGTATGTAGGAATGAATCCGGTGGTTGTTCATGGAGGAGGACCTGAAATAACTGAGATGATGCAAAAACTTGGAAAAGAACCTCAGTTTGTAGACGGTCTTAGGGTAACAGACCAAGAGACTATGGATATTACGGAAATGATTCTATTAGGAAAAATTAACCGCCAAATTGTTTCTCTAATCAATGGTAATGGTGTAAAGGCAATAGGTATCAGTGGCAAAGATGGAAACATGATTTTAGCAAAACAAAGAAACCCTAAGCTAGGTTTAGTGGGGGAGATAGAAAATATTGATATTAGTCTAATCAATACTATAACAGATAATGGTTACGTTCCTGTAATCTCTCCCATTGGTTGTGGAAGTCAAGGGGAAACTTATAATATTAATGCTGACGAAGTGGCAGGGAGAGTTGCAGCAGCCCTAGGTGCAAAAAAGCTAATGCTGATTACAGATGTAAAAGGCGTGATGAGGGATCAAAATGATAGCAACTCTATTATATCTCATATTAAAACCAAGGAAATAAGAAGATATATTGAAAGTGAAATTATAAGCGGTGGCATGATACCAAAGGTGCAGTGTTGTTTTGATGCAGTAACCAATGGTGTAGAAAGAGCACATATCATCGACGGAAGAAAACCCCACTCTATTTTACTAGAGATCTTTACAAATGAGGGAATCGGAACGATGATTACAAACTAA
- a CDS encoding aspartate aminotransferase family protein has protein sequence MIETIVQEGNQYIMNTYKRVPVAFVEGNGCYLRDTEGQKYLDMIGGLGACGLGHNHPVVTKAIQQQAEKLIHVSNIYWIKEQVELAKLLVENSFGDKAFFCNSGAEANEAAIKLARKYAYKKYGENRNEIIAMTSSFHGRTLGTLSVTHNKKYQEGYGPIPTGFKFSNFNDINCLKSMINENTCGIIMEPIQGEGGVTASEVAFIKEVKALCEEKDLVLIFDEVQCGIARTGKLFAHENYGIEPDIMTLAKALGSGVPIGAIVAKDKLAEAFNPGDHGTTFGGNPLASAVALATMKFIIEEKLWEKVEAKGKYFAEKLEEFVIKYPWAKKVKGKGFMVGLELEIEGAPIVEKAFDEGLLMNCTAGKVLRFLPPLVAEEEEIQKTVDILAEIFHEMGEEQ, from the coding sequence ATGATAGAAACAATTGTTCAAGAGGGAAATCAATATATAATGAATACTTATAAGCGTGTACCAGTAGCTTTTGTAGAGGGAAATGGTTGTTACTTAAGGGATACGGAAGGACAAAAATATTTAGATATGATCGGTGGACTAGGCGCTTGCGGCCTAGGCCACAACCACCCTGTAGTGACAAAGGCAATTCAGCAGCAAGCAGAAAAGTTGATTCATGTATCGAATATTTACTGGATTAAGGAGCAAGTAGAGCTAGCAAAGCTTCTAGTAGAAAACTCTTTTGGAGATAAAGCTTTTTTCTGTAATAGTGGGGCAGAGGCAAACGAAGCAGCTATCAAATTGGCTAGAAAATATGCTTATAAGAAGTACGGAGAAAATAGAAATGAGATCATTGCCATGACTTCTTCTTTCCACGGAAGAACCCTTGGCACATTAAGTGTTACCCATAATAAAAAGTATCAAGAAGGCTATGGACCGATACCAACAGGATTTAAATTTTCAAATTTTAACGACATAAATTGCCTGAAAAGTATGATTAATGAAAATACTTGTGGAATTATCATGGAACCAATTCAAGGTGAAGGTGGTGTCACTGCTTCGGAGGTAGCCTTTATTAAGGAAGTAAAGGCATTATGTGAAGAAAAAGACCTTGTACTGATCTTTGACGAAGTGCAATGTGGCATAGCAAGAACTGGCAAGTTATTTGCCCATGAAAACTATGGTATTGAACCAGATATTATGACCTTAGCAAAAGCTTTAGGCAGTGGGGTTCCTATTGGAGCAATCGTAGCGAAGGATAAATTGGCAGAAGCCTTTAATCCCGGAGATCACGGTACGACTTTTGGAGGAAATCCTTTAGCCAGTGCAGTTGCTTTAGCAACTATGAAATTCATTATAGAAGAAAAGCTTTGGGAAAAGGTAGAAGCTAAAGGAAAGTATTTTGCTGAAAAATTAGAGGAATTTGTAATAAAGTACCCTTGGGCAAAGAAAGTGAAGGGCAAAGGATTTATGGTAGGACTAGAATTAGAAATAGAAGGAGCTCCTATTGTAGAGAAGGCTTTTGATGAAGGGCTTTTAATGAACTGCACTGCCGGCAAGGTTTTACGTTTCCTTCCACCGCTTGTTGCAGAAGAAGAGGAGATTCAAAAGACGGTAGATATATTGGCTGAGATTTTCCATGAAATGGGGGAAGAACAATGA
- the carA gene encoding glutamine-hydrolyzing carbamoyl-phosphate synthase small subunit, translated as MKGYLILEDGMVFEGKVFGSLQEDTGEVVFNTAMAGYQEIFTDNSYNGQILVMTYPMIGNYGINSEDIESNQPTIKGLVVRELCKTPSNWKSENCLDDYLKYHNIMGIEGVDTRKLVKHLREKGTMKGIITISLDHKQEQMEKMQEMDITTKNYTGDVSTEKPYILAGNGPKIALLDFGVKLNILRILKSYDCHITVLPYQTKAEEIMKLGVDGVFLSNGPGNPQTLMPAVENIKKLLHHKPMFGICMGHQLLSLAFGADTYKLKYGHRGGNHPVKDLITNKVYITSQNHGYVVDEKTVNQKELVITHRNLNDGTIEGIQHKYLPVFSVQYHPEASPGPMESKYLFQQFVYNVQHSKEAV; from the coding sequence ATGAAAGGCTATTTGATTTTAGAAGATGGCATGGTATTTGAAGGTAAGGTTTTTGGAAGTCTTCAAGAGGATACAGGAGAAGTAGTTTTTAATACTGCAATGGCAGGCTATCAAGAAATTTTCACAGATAATTCCTACAACGGACAGATATTAGTGATGACCTATCCTATGATTGGCAACTACGGTATCAATAGTGAAGATATAGAATCAAACCAACCAACCATAAAAGGATTAGTTGTTAGAGAATTGTGTAAAACCCCCAGCAATTGGAAGAGTGAAAACTGTCTAGATGACTACTTAAAATACCACAACATCATGGGCATTGAAGGGGTAGATACACGAAAATTAGTAAAGCATCTAAGAGAAAAAGGAACCATGAAGGGGATTATTACAATAAGCTTAGACCATAAACAAGAGCAAATGGAAAAGATGCAGGAAATGGATATTACAACTAAGAATTATACTGGAGATGTATCCACAGAAAAACCTTATATTCTAGCAGGCAATGGTCCTAAAATAGCTTTATTGGATTTTGGTGTAAAACTAAATATCCTTAGAATACTAAAATCCTATGATTGTCATATCACTGTGCTGCCTTATCAAACCAAGGCAGAGGAAATCATGAAACTGGGGGTAGATGGTGTCTTTTTATCCAACGGACCGGGAAATCCTCAAACCTTGATGCCAGCAGTGGAAAACATAAAAAAGCTTCTTCATCATAAGCCGATGTTTGGTATATGTATGGGACATCAGCTCTTATCATTGGCTTTTGGAGCGGATACTTATAAATTAAAGTATGGTCATAGAGGGGGAAATCATCCTGTGAAGGACCTCATCACCAATAAGGTCTATATTACTTCACAAAATCATGGCTATGTAGTAGATGAAAAAACCGTAAACCAAAAAGAATTAGTCATTACCCATAGAAATTTAAATGATGGTACGATAGAGGGGATTCAACATAAATATTTGCCAGTATTCAGTGTGCAATATCATCCTGAGGCTTCACCAGGACCTATGGAATCCAAATATTTATTTCAACAGTTTGTATACAATGTCCAACATAGTAAAGAAGCAGTATAA
- the carB gene encoding carbamoyl-phosphate synthase large subunit codes for MTKHKNISKVMVIGSGPIIIGQAAEFDYAGTQACKSLKEEGIEVVLVNSNPATIMTDENIADIVYIEPLNVKALERIIDQERPDGILPTLGGQTGLNLAVELYEKGVLYKYNVKLLGTSIEAIRRAEDRKLFKETMEKLGQPIPASTIAKNIEEVLAFGEAVGYPLIIRPAYTLGGTGGGIANNQEELLEIGTKGLRLSMVGQVLIERSVANWKEIEYEVIRDKNDNCITVCNMENFDPVGIHTGDSIVVAPSQTLRNEEYQLLRTASIDIIRELKIEGGCNIQFALNPDSTEYVVIEVNPRVSRSSALASKATGYAIAKIAAKIAVGLTLDEIKNPVTGKTTACFEPALDYVVVKIPQWPFDKFHTANRQLGTQMKATGEVMAIDRTFEGALLKAIRSLEGSYKKLFYVGIEELLTPNSVKKDFSEKLHIPNDQRLFTIFHAFRNGYTVEEIYELTKIDVWFLTKIQNIIDMEKTLKKVGMDDETIKAAKQMGMSDAHIAKILEMTEDAIMEYRKGRGLIPVYKLVDTCAGEFESSTPYYYSTYEEECEAIINDKKKVMVLGSGPIRIGQGIEFDYCCVHGAWALRDLGLETIIVNNNPETVSTDFDTSDKLYFEPLTTEDILHIAQKEGIEGVVVQFGGQTAINLVEPLYKKGIKIIGTNPEAIDIAEDREKFSYLLQKLNIPQAEGSTAKSLEEALSIAENLGFPLMVRPSYVIGGQSMKIVRSREEMVNYVTMIKGIEKELAIFIDQYIEGKEVEIDGISDGEEIFIPAIMEHIEKAGVHSGDSMSVYPAQNLSDKVIKDIVDYTMAIAKALKVKGLINIQYVVKDEKVLVLEANPRASRTIPIVSKVTKVPMVALAVEMMMGKTLKELGYPSGVGENPPYVVVKAPVFCLEKLANVDISLGPEMKSTGEVMGIGKTYEEAILKAFEATGMNLAMEGCVLLSIADRDKEESLPLVGKLAAMGFGIFATESTAVFYEENHIPVTKVLKSYEELMQSFKSDNIVMTINTPTEGTDMEGEGFKLRRRSIEQNIPSFTSLDTAQQFIDALAYYKKYLYGVIRIV; via the coding sequence ATGACAAAGCATAAGAACATTAGCAAGGTAATGGTGATTGGATCTGGGCCTATCATTATTGGGCAGGCGGCAGAATTCGATTATGCCGGAACGCAGGCTTGTAAGTCTTTGAAGGAAGAGGGCATAGAGGTTGTATTGGTAAATAGTAATCCAGCCACCATCATGACAGATGAAAATATAGCGGATATCGTCTATATAGAACCTCTAAACGTAAAGGCATTAGAACGAATCATTGATCAAGAAAGGCCAGATGGCATACTGCCTACACTAGGGGGGCAGACGGGACTGAATCTAGCTGTGGAGCTTTATGAAAAAGGTGTGCTGTATAAGTATAATGTCAAACTTCTGGGAACCTCCATAGAAGCTATAAGACGGGCAGAGGACAGAAAACTCTTTAAGGAAACCATGGAAAAGTTGGGTCAGCCTATTCCCGCCAGTACTATTGCTAAAAATATAGAAGAAGTTTTAGCCTTTGGGGAAGCGGTAGGCTATCCACTGATTATTCGACCTGCTTATACCTTAGGAGGTACAGGGGGAGGTATAGCAAATAATCAGGAGGAGTTATTAGAAATTGGCACGAAGGGATTACGGCTTAGTATGGTGGGGCAGGTATTGATTGAAAGAAGTGTGGCCAATTGGAAGGAAATTGAATATGAAGTCATCAGAGACAAAAATGATAATTGTATTACTGTTTGCAACATGGAAAACTTTGATCCAGTAGGTATTCATACAGGAGATAGTATTGTAGTGGCACCCTCCCAAACCTTAAGAAATGAAGAGTATCAACTGCTTAGAACTGCATCAATAGATATTATAAGAGAGTTAAAGATAGAAGGAGGCTGCAATATTCAGTTTGCCTTAAATCCAGATAGCACAGAATATGTGGTAATTGAAGTAAACCCAAGGGTAAGTCGATCCAGTGCTTTGGCCTCAAAGGCAACAGGCTATGCGATTGCTAAAATTGCTGCTAAAATTGCAGTAGGTTTAACTTTAGATGAAATTAAAAATCCTGTAACAGGAAAAACTACAGCATGTTTTGAGCCAGCTTTAGACTATGTGGTAGTAAAAATTCCTCAATGGCCCTTTGACAAATTCCATACCGCCAATCGCCAATTAGGTACCCAGATGAAGGCTACTGGAGAGGTAATGGCCATCGACAGAACCTTTGAAGGGGCTCTTCTAAAAGCTATTCGCAGTCTAGAGGGCAGCTATAAGAAGCTGTTTTATGTGGGAATTGAAGAATTACTAACGCCTAATTCTGTTAAGAAAGACTTTTCAGAAAAGCTTCATATTCCTAATGATCAAAGACTCTTTACCATCTTTCATGCCTTTAGAAATGGTTATACTGTAGAAGAGATTTATGAATTAACAAAAATCGATGTATGGTTCCTCACTAAAATACAGAATATTATAGATATGGAAAAGACATTAAAAAAAGTAGGCATGGATGACGAAACAATCAAAGCGGCAAAGCAAATGGGTATGAGCGATGCACATATTGCAAAAATATTGGAAATGACAGAAGACGCGATTATGGAATATAGAAAAGGACGAGGTTTAATACCAGTATATAAGTTGGTGGATACTTGTGCGGGAGAGTTTGAATCCTCAACGCCTTATTATTATTCTACCTATGAAGAAGAATGTGAAGCCATAATCAATGATAAAAAGAAGGTCATGGTCTTAGGATCTGGGCCCATTAGAATTGGGCAAGGGATTGAATTTGACTACTGCTGTGTACATGGTGCTTGGGCTTTAAGGGATTTAGGACTAGAAACCATCATCGTCAATAATAATCCTGAAACAGTTAGTACAGACTTTGATACATCGGATAAGTTATATTTTGAACCATTGACGACAGAAGATATTTTGCACATAGCCCAAAAAGAAGGTATAGAAGGGGTAGTCGTACAGTTTGGCGGACAAACCGCCATCAATTTAGTAGAACCCTTATACAAAAAAGGAATAAAAATCATTGGTACCAATCCTGAAGCTATAGATATAGCGGAGGATCGTGAAAAGTTTTCTTATCTTTTGCAGAAGTTAAATATTCCCCAAGCTGAAGGTTCTACAGCTAAGAGTTTAGAAGAAGCATTAAGCATTGCTGAAAATCTAGGTTTTCCTCTTATGGTTCGACCCTCTTATGTCATCGGAGGCCAATCAATGAAAATTGTTAGAAGTCGGGAAGAAATGGTAAACTACGTAACGATGATTAAAGGGATAGAAAAAGAACTTGCAATTTTTATTGATCAGTATATCGAAGGCAAGGAAGTAGAGATTGATGGTATCAGTGATGGTGAGGAGATTTTTATTCCTGCCATTATGGAGCATATAGAAAAGGCAGGGGTACATTCAGGGGATAGTATGAGTGTCTATCCAGCACAGAACTTAAGTGACAAAGTAATTAAGGATATTGTTGACTATACAATGGCTATTGCTAAAGCTTTAAAAGTAAAGGGGCTAATCAATATTCAGTATGTAGTAAAGGATGAAAAAGTATTGGTGCTAGAAGCCAATCCTAGGGCTTCCAGAACCATACCTATCGTATCCAAAGTGACGAAAGTTCCTATGGTGGCACTTGCTGTTGAAATGATGATGGGAAAAACCTTGAAGGAATTGGGTTATCCTTCTGGTGTAGGAGAAAACCCTCCTTATGTTGTGGTAAAGGCTCCAGTATTTTGCTTAGAGAAATTAGCAAATGTAGATATATCCTTAGGACCTGAAATGAAGTCCACTGGTGAAGTTATGGGAATAGGAAAAACCTATGAAGAAGCTATATTAAAGGCTTTTGAAGCAACAGGAATGAATCTTGCTATGGAGGGATGTGTACTACTATCTATAGCAGATCGTGATAAGGAAGAATCACTGCCTTTAGTAGGAAAATTAGCTGCAATGGGCTTTGGTATCTTTGCCACAGAAAGCACTGCTGTCTTTTATGAGGAGAATCATATCCCAGTAACAAAAGTTTTAAAGTCCTATGAGGAGCTTATGCAGTCCTTTAAGTCAGATAATATCGTAATGACCATTAATACTCCTACAGAAGGCACTGACATGGAGGGAGAAGGCTTTAAGCTAAGAAGAAGATCTATAGAACAGAATATACCTTCCTTCACTTCCTTAGATACTGCACAGCAATTTATTGATGCTTTGGCATATTATAAAAAATATTTATATGGTGTTATAAGAATTGTTTAG
- a CDS encoding glycoside hydrolase family 26 protein, whose translation MKKRTIAFLMVFAFYISTVNLNVYGYTDPNIYIKNAQQVETSDFSLQDDFKVIQPINGSYNQYIDYPYGYSLHYPNHMWVDTTLSAVRTVIADTDTRIEIYYDNFKGTIHTADRYINYSNLFKLNKKDHTITKDENLRVNGLRTHLLKWHRDKISNLPNDKNYYVNAKIVKNQHEVYTIFIKSSKPIEDYMTIINSFRLVEKRGTAKVHTTYKTTEKNLNEATRNFYNQYFLKSDSLKWGIFEWTAASNYNFLNDLEKRLDYTFEFIVRYQTLDTNFPMEEMLMAYNNDKYVELTLQTKHTHHSDTDNPSITYDLLNGKYDEFLNQYARDMKEFGHPVLFRLNNEMNGDWCIYSSYFTSNDTELFKAVWHYIYNIFEKNGVDNALWVWNPHDISFPGFQWNHYLTYYPGDQYVDIIGLTGYNPGTHFKGESWKSFHEIYPSLYEEYTSLFQQPFMITEFGSSSIGGDKIGWIKDMFDTIDQFENIKVAIWWNGIDYDHEGNPGRIYRLDESDEMIEVFRNGLKKYK comes from the coding sequence ATGAAAAAAAGGACAATTGCTTTTTTAATGGTATTTGCTTTTTACATCTCAACAGTAAATCTTAATGTATATGGATACACTGATCCAAACATTTATATTAAAAATGCTCAGCAAGTAGAGACGTCAGACTTCAGTCTACAAGATGATTTCAAGGTCATTCAGCCCATCAATGGCTCCTACAATCAATATATTGATTATCCTTATGGATACTCTCTACACTATCCAAATCACATGTGGGTAGATACAACCCTATCAGCGGTTAGAACAGTGATTGCTGATACGGATACTCGGATTGAAATATACTATGATAACTTTAAAGGTACCATCCATACAGCAGATCGGTATATTAACTACAGCAATCTATTCAAACTCAATAAAAAAGATCATACTATCACAAAAGATGAAAACCTTCGTGTCAATGGCTTAAGAACACATTTGCTTAAATGGCATAGAGATAAAATCTCCAACCTGCCAAATGATAAAAATTACTATGTTAACGCTAAGATCGTTAAAAATCAACATGAGGTTTACACTATTTTTATTAAATCTTCTAAGCCCATAGAAGATTATATGACCATCATTAACAGTTTTCGTTTAGTTGAAAAAAGAGGAACAGCTAAAGTTCATACTACTTATAAAACTACAGAAAAAAATCTTAATGAGGCAACAAGAAATTTTTATAATCAATACTTTTTAAAAAGCGACTCTCTAAAATGGGGAATTTTTGAATGGACGGCGGCTAGCAACTATAATTTTTTAAATGACCTGGAAAAAAGACTAGATTATACTTTTGAATTTATAGTACGCTATCAAACCCTAGACACCAACTTTCCTATGGAAGAAATGCTGATGGCTTATAATAATGATAAGTATGTGGAGCTGACCCTACAGACAAAGCATACTCACCATAGTGATACGGACAACCCTAGTATTACCTATGACTTATTAAATGGAAAGTATGATGAATTTTTAAATCAATATGCTAGAGATATGAAAGAATTTGGTCATCCTGTATTATTTAGATTGAATAATGAAATGAATGGTGATTGGTGTATTTATTCCAGCTATTTTACTTCAAACGATACAGAATTATTCAAAGCAGTTTGGCATTATATTTATAATATCTTTGAAAAGAACGGTGTAGATAATGCCCTATGGGTGTGGAATCCTCATGATATTTCCTTCCCAGGATTTCAGTGGAACCATTACTTAACCTATTATCCAGGAGATCAATATGTAGATATCATAGGTTTGACAGGATATAACCCTGGAACCCATTTTAAAGGGGAATCATGGAAAAGTTTTCATGAAATCTATCCTAGCCTTTACGAAGAATATACCTCCCTTTTTCAACAACCTTTTATGATAACAGAGTTTGGCTCTAGTTCCATAGGGGGAGACAAGATAGGTTGGATTAAGGACATGTTTGATACCATAGATCAATTTGAAAATATTAAAGTTGCTATTTGGTGGAATGGTATTGATTATGATCACGAAGGAAATCCAGGAAGAATCTATCGCCTTGACGAGAGTGATGAAATGATAGAAGTTTTTAGAAATGGTCTGAAAAAATATAAATAA
- a CDS encoding GyrI-like domain-containing protein produces MNYKFELTEQQAQPVLSMRTRTAVENLPQELGKAYEAITQYLNEIGEKPSPEAAFAAYYNMDMQDLDVEMGFPVAKSLEGKGEIQASEIPAGKQVSYLYKGPYHQTEPVYTAMMEWVNKNGYTPTGTAYEFYYNSPMDVPESELLTKIVFPLK; encoded by the coding sequence ATGAATTACAAATTTGAATTAACAGAGCAACAAGCTCAGCCTGTGCTTTCTATGCGAACTAGAACCGCTGTTGAAAACTTGCCCCAGGAGTTAGGAAAGGCCTATGAGGCAATTACTCAGTATCTTAATGAAATAGGAGAAAAACCATCACCAGAGGCTGCCTTCGCCGCATATTACAACATGGACATGCAGGACTTAGATGTAGAGATGGGTTTTCCTGTTGCTAAATCACTTGAAGGAAAAGGAGAAATTCAGGCTAGTGAAATTCCTGCAGGAAAACAGGTGTCTTATTTATACAAAGGCCCCTATCATCAAACGGAGCCGGTTTATACTGCTATGATGGAATGGGTCAATAAGAATGGTTATACACCCACAGGCACAGCCTATGAGTTTTATTATAACTCCCCTATGGATGTACCAGAAAGTGAGCTTTTGACCAAAATTGTATTTCCATTAAAATAG